The window CAGTTAAAAAACACCACGTGATCATGAAGATTAGAACAGCTCCAGCAGAGCCCACTAAACATGACAACTGTTCACATGGCAAATTGGGTTCCTAATGACATGTAAATGTTTTCCAGGAGAGTAATAACCAATCTGAGCTGGATACTAACACGAATTGTAAAAACTGCTTCCCCTAAGCAGCTTGTTCTTGCTCAACATGGTCTGTGCTTCATTTCCCTCCTGAGGCCTTTTGCCAGCGCTGCCTGCCAGCCTTCACTTTTGCCTTTCTGTCAAGTGTTATAATTGCTGTAAATAGCTGGGTGTTCTGTTGTTGTGCTTGacccacatgaaaatccactCAATCTGTCTCATATTTGGCAAAGTGGATTCCGCTTTCTCAGTCTCATTTCACATAATGGCTTGTTGTCATTGTTACACAATCAAACAGTGTTAATTACAAAGAGGGTACTTACTGAGGTACGAACGTTGTCTAGAACAGACAATACGGTGAATCCAAATCATATTAGTGACAGCTTTCTTTTACTGTCAGTtcatgaaaagtgttttttgaaGAACTGAGTGTTTATAAAGCTTATGATGTGTTAAAAGTGTTCCAGTTGAGCATGCAGATGAGGATGACCTTTGATCTGCCTCATATTTGTGGTAACTTTTGAAGCGATATTCCTTCAGTATTTCACATAAGTAAAAGAAAAGCCAATTCTGTATCTATAGTCCTTGATCATCGACTTTGTGTAAATGTTGCTCCCACAGCTGTTGTTGTAGTGAGGCTACCCAAGATTTACAAGTAAGAGCCCTGTGATCAAAGGATGTGATGGGTTAGTGTATATTTTGTATATTCTTAATTCATGCAACCCTGGCACACGGACACTCCTACATAATTATGTTCCatcttcatttcagttttaaatcaTGTGTCAACTGGTAAGAATTCTAATGTTATCTTAAACTCACACAGCGCTGTCTTAACAGGGAAAGATTGACAACTTTAAATGTATTGGGCTCACAGGATATTCACTGCTGTGAAATAACATAATGAGACAGTCTTGAAACTCATATTGAAGCTAAGAACCGTTTCGATGTcaaattttattcatctttaggTCACTGATctacttcttttaaaaaaagccaCCGTCAATGGAATGTCATTTTTCTTGAGTAATAATAATGCATTGGATTATTAGAGAAATAGGACATGTGGTTTCTAAAATAACTATCATGACACACGAAGAAGCACAGGCCTGTAGCACCTTGATAACTCCTCTCTCAAAAGATCCCCGTTTCACTCCATAAGCAAATTATCTCCAAATTCAAAGCTTGTTCCAATGGAATTTTGTTAGAGTCCCAGCTTCTAAATCATGAAAGCAGATTtctaaagagaaaaaagggCTGCGCATATCAGCGGGAAAGACAGGAAGATGTGCCTGGGATGTCCGGGAGATCTGAAAGCAGGCTGTGATCACACTGTCTCATTAGATCAGTCTCAactctctgtctctgctgcctcctctcAGGAACTAAActgccttttttatttttttatttttttaaatctactgTTTTTATCACCACAGTGGTTCACCCTTCCAGCGTCTGTGTGTATTCACAGTGAACCTTTTAAGGTTATTTGTTCTTGCTAGCTGTGTCTTTTCATTTAACATATTATCACATCATATATAGAAAGTTTtcttcatgaaacattttctatttagtagttttaatacaaattttttttaaactccatcTCTGCCTAATGTTTATAACATTCAAATCTGTCACATAACTTTAGATCTAATATTACTATTACAAAACACAGCTCcatgactggaaaaaaacacaggagTGTTGCAGCACAAAGATGCTTCCGCCTTGGCTCCCCTCCTCCACAATATAGCTGTCTTCATAACAATGGTGTAGTTTCCATGGCAGCTAGAGCATGTTAAGCTTTAggataacagtaaaaaaaaaaagtgtggggAAGGACAGGGAATAATCACAGGGCACGTTGGACTAAAAATAGACTTAATCCCAggcattatttattcatcttaaacTTCTGGTGTCTGTGTAAAACGtcatttcttctcttctttgtcATGCGGAGAGGCCGCACTCTGACCTAAGCTCCCACCATCTGACTGATTGATGCCACGGCCTGGGCGGGGGAGGCTACAGTCACAATACACAGACATTACACTCCGGATGGGTTGGAGCTGCTCTGGTGAGCCTGGATTATTACAAGCAATCTTTTACTGCTTCTAATTGCTTACTTTGAGATAAAACATCAAACTTGTGCTTTGTTTCTTCCATCATGAGAAGACACACAATACTTGGAGCCgtccataattttttttttttaatgtttaaagcTACGTATTCCAGAGGAGTGAGCATTTCTTATTCAGCAGGGTGGAATCTTTAGCTACCTGTTCCCATCCCCAGAGTCTATCCACAGTGATTCAAGATTCAGATTTTTACTTGCAAGACACTTGGAAATGTGACACCTCTATATCTTTCTGATCTCCTTCAAACCTGCATATGCTCCCACACCCTCAGACCGTCCTCCCCCATCAGCCTCTCTTTACCTCCTGCCTGCTTGAACTACACAGGCTTTAGAGCCTTTAGCCATCTAACCGCTCTCCATCTAcacatgtatttttattattattattattattattattattattattattattattattattactattattattattattattattattattgttaacaaTTGTTAATGACGTACACTTTTAATCAATGACACAGAAGTGTACCTAACATAAGCCTCATATACTTATTTTTCTtagatttcttatttttcttcattttaaaatatattcaaaactCTAAAGATGGTATCTATGGTTTCCCAACAGCTTGAATTGACTTTATTCTCTGGGAAATAATGTTCAGAAAGTACTTTTAGTCTTAATAATCTCCCAATTAAGATTAAGGTACGTTAATTTAATTTCAGCATCAGCGGACACTGTTGCCTCACGGTGAGAAGGACATTTGTATTCTCTCCGGCATCCTCCCACCAAATATAGGTGAATtggtccataggtgtgagtgtcagCATGAatggttttctgtcttttgagtggccctgtgatgagtagccgtctcatctggggtgtaccccatagccagatgggataggctccagcagaacccGTGACCTGTATGtttggataagcagctgaagatgagatgattacagtCATCATCTTGAAAGAGCTGCATTaatgaattcattttatttcattgttctGTAGAGGGTCTAGCTCTTTCATctgaccttcaatgaatggaaGTATTTTAGTGCTGTCCAGTGACAATATCATATTTTATGTAGAGTGCTTGGTCAGTATTAAACCAATTTAGTTTCTGAATAGTTTGAATAGATTATGTTCATCTTtgattttataaattatttttcatgaaatatAACACTCCAAATTAAACCTGCAGTGTGATTGATTCATTAGGGAAAATGTCAAAGAAGTGCAAAATTTCCTTCTTCTAATGATTTACGTGGAAGCAGTTACCAGATAAAAACATAACCCCCTTGATGGAGGTTAAAACCAGAACTTGAGCATTCTAAAGGCTTTTTGACATGAGCTGAACGAATGCCTGGATACTGACTGTTTCTGAAAGGTTTTCGATCAAGTGCAACAGGTTGGATATGTATTTGTTGATGCCAAATGAAAGTTTCTTTGTTTTACTCTTGAATAGAGAATAATGATGACATTTCCCTTAACAACAGACGAGCCCATCTGTCTGTTGGTTACGTGGAAGCACAAAGAGCTTTCAGCGTCTCTTTAGTTTGTTGCTGCAGCGTTCTCTGTCTTGCCCTGTCCTTGGTGCTGAAAGCCTCCATTCGAGCCCTCCTGCTCAGGGTCCTCAgacttgtgtttctgtttacaaAGACAGActctctgtttttgtctttttttttttaatgatcatcTCTGAAGCCATCATTTGATCATTTGACCTCGACCTGTTCTTCAGtcaaaaggcttttttttttttaaaaattaaaaattaaaaaaataacctgcCTCATTATGCAACATAcctgctgcttgtttttgtgtctgatcCAGTGCAGGCTTCACACTATCTAGGTCAGCTGTCTTAACAACATAATCCCTTCCAAACAGTTGATGGATTATCAGTTAAAATAAACCTGATTAGATAAAAGGTCACTCTCTGGTCAGTGTTTAATCTGATGGTTAAATTAAAATGTCGAAACAGATGTTCTAATTTTGACTTTGGACTGTTTTGAATTCAGGCTACTTATAGCCAGCTCAACATGATATTTAATTGTCATTTTTACCATAGAATGAGTTTCCCCTTCCATACCTAACATTTAAACCTCTTAACTTTCCCATACACACAGAAAAGCTGAGACATTAGCAGCAGGTGATTGCTAATAGTACTTTCCAATAAATCTATATAGACATGTCCAAGTGTATTTTTAACTGTCCAGATTAACAGACCAATCCGAGCTCCTCAATGATAGGTTTGACAGGACAGCCAGAAAGGGAGAGCGGCTCAGCCGCTGTCTGTTGTGTGAGGTgtccttcctgctgctgagcCATGATTAGACTCCTATTGTTGGACTTTTAGTTGTGGCATTGATCCACGGGACAAAGAACAGCTTTGTCATGTGTTGCAGAGACGTAAAAAACCAATGGAAAGGCCAGGTTCAGTCCTGCAGGCATAGAATGCTTCTCCAGAGAGCACTTCCGTTCAGAAACATGAAGGTGGAAGACTGCTGGTAGAAGCCACCGAGGCCACGTTGTGTGCATGTATAGCCTTCTGTCTGACTTAAAACACTGATGCATCACATGTTACACATCTGTTCACAGTATGGTCTGTGCCTTGTTCTCATCCCAAAAcaccatctgtctgtcctgttttaagtcttttgttattttcaatgaatgaatgcagcAGTTTGTtcagataataataacaataattcacCAGTTcaaaacagaagaagaggatCGTTGACTTTGAGAGCACATTGAGTTCTGGAAGCATGTTTAGGAAGTCCTGTCCTTTAAATGTGAATGAGATGTTGAGTAAACAACATAAACTTGTGAAATAATCACCTGTGAGTGGAAACTCTTACGGTAGGTTTGTTTGTCCGACCCTTTCAGAAGCTATTTTATTATGTGCTTTGTTGACAGTGCACGGTTGTgtacaaacaaataataatatattaataaagttGTCAAGACTTTTCCATAGAAATGTTTTTCAAGTATCTGGGGAGAAAACTTAATATAGCGTTTAGTCTATTTTAtctgaaaacatacaaactaaaGACATCATCATTGaacagtgaataaaaaaaaaactgaaaaaagaaataccTGAACACAAAACTAAATAAGCAAATATTTGGATTTCAATAAAACTGTTGAGCTCAGAAGATGAACTGGCCGTGACAATGGGGCTCAACAGAGTTTAACCTGTGTAGCACTCAGATAATGATAAATCGTGGctgctttaattatttttgtatttgtattatttttattcatcaacCTATAGCTAACCATACTGTGAGACACCAACAGATCCTTATGGCAATGTGGTGACGAGTTTCAGAACACTGTTGTGCTATTTCTGCTGTTAAATAAAGACAATCACTCAGGCTTTGGAATTTTAACAGTTAACTTCTATGCAGACCGGTAGGTTCAGCAAGGTGAGATTAGATGAGAGTGTTGGGAGATATATCAGTAAgctcatttaattatttttaaagcagACCATATTTTATATGAGCTAAATGGAGAGGTTGCTATTGCGCTTTAGGCTAACCACCAATGGAAGTTTGTACTGGTGATCTAGAGAacaagtgtgtgcgtgtatgtgcgtgtgtggatgcgtacgtgcgtgtgtgcgtgtgtgtgtgtgtgtgtgtgtgtgtgtgtgtgtgtgtgtgtgactatggCTGCGAGTATGCATTGCGTTATGCTTTGTTCCTTTGTTGGAGGAGATGGATGGAAGACGGGATATTTCTCGACGGAGGGGTTCTGATATTTAAAgtgagaaacacaaaaagaggCAAAGCTGGCAAGAGAAATTGAGATAGTGAGATAATGGATTTGAGTCATATGTTTACCTGCAAGTGGTGCTTTCTCGCaatgttgtcatggcaacacagAGGCCCGctgtacatgtacatgtgtgtgtatgtgacagGGGGTGTAATTCTGCCTGTCACCAGTGCAGCCTAGAGCTGGATCTCCAGCTGCTGGTTGCCATGAGACCAAACAGACACATCTACTGCTTCAGACATCCTTTCTTTGATTCTTAACACATTGGTACTTTTGTCTGGGCCATGTCAGGATAAATGGCCACTGCTGTGCTCTATATTGCACTAAAGCAGAAAgtaatacagtattattatattatttaaattttggaATGTTATGgggaaaataatgaataaactggatatttgttttcttttgtatgAGTTTGTTTGCTGTTGAGTGAGTCATGTCACAAAGAAGAATTCACTGTTATTAATGTGATGCGGTTTGCACAAGAATACCAAACCCAACATGTTGAGCTTTTCTTAAATATCATTTCTAATATATCTagacttcttttctttttttaaatgattatgtTAGAGTAATAAGTGAATTTGATTGGtataaaggtcccatattatgcctTTTTTAagtaatgtcattcagctgccagatgtgcATTTACACTGGATTTGAAATGTCGGGCCCCAAACTTGACTGTGGCCCTCAATATCAatatccaaatatttattgttttccagattctaggatttagTAGGGTTAGAgtggaccactatgtatatgtagagacctgaacaaatgtgtttttcataagaGGACCCCTTTAACTGAATTAAAAGGGACTATTGGGGCTTGACACGGATGTATAAACCCGACTGACGGTGATTTGGATTTAAACTAATCTAGGAGTACActtaaattatatttcagtCCTTAACTCAGTTATTAACATTCATAGGAATGACAAAACTTTAACACACAACCCTGTCTTTCGGTAGAGGGGTCCTGAGATGACGGAAGTAGAGCCAGTGTTGGACTTTGCCTCATCGGGGCGCTCGGGGAGGAGAAATGCCCTTCCTGATATCCTGGGGTCTCCGGCGGGTGTAAATCCTGGTGACCTGCCACTAAAGCTGGCTGAGCTGTCCCTCAAAGGTAACATACATGGTGGCATTTTGTTTTAGCAAAAGGAAAATTCCAAGTTtgaccaaaacaaaaatgagattTGGAGGAATATTTGATATTATTgacaattaaaaatgacttgCTCTACATTCTGAATACTGTGAGTACTTTCTGTATAATTTTGTTAATGTAATAATTCTATGTGAGAGACTGTCTGTCATTAACTGAGAGAACATGCTGTAAAATGATCCAATTGAACATTAGTGACCAATTTGAAATTATGAATAACATTATGATGCAACAGTGTTAATTCAGACTCAGCACAGTCTGGACACTGTTTCTCAGCCAAAACATTGAGAACATTCGACTGAAATACATAGTCCTCTGTGCAAGATTCTGGGAGATATGAGATAACTGAAAAGATTTAGAAAGGAATATTAAGGGTTTAAAATGAGCCAGTTTTGGGCGGTGTTGGAATTTGGGTGTAAGAAGTCAATTTGCCATCTGTCAAGACTCTGGTGTGAGCCTGGCCACAGTTGGCTTGACTATTTCTGACCATGTGGGTAGCAAGTAAATGAGGatgctgaaaaaggaaaaacataatCATGCCCTGTATGATTAGACTATGCTTTATACTCAAAGCCTCTGTGCACTCAAAAATCTTGAATTTCAGACCATTTAACCTCAAACCATGTTGCATTTGTGCTTCACAGTTTTATTGCCAATGAATaaacactatttttttaaatgatgtgcATGAAAGCTACGTGTAAGCATGATCCTACTTATGTCCTTCATGAATTCGGAGATATGATGCAATTGATTCCTATAGTCACAAAAAAAGTCCCATATGAGCTTCTAAAGCAGTCCACTAATGTCCAAATGTCTATTTGGATTTTTATACAGATGGACCAGGAGGTGCCCAGTCACCTTCAGCGGAGGAGCCTCCAGCACTGCCGGAGAGCTTAGAGGGAAAAGATGGATCATAAGGACTTGTTATTTTACCTCCTCGGAGACATGGGAAGCTAATCTGAAAGATGGGATGAGGAACGAGGCAGGAGACCTGTGGGAGAGTCGGTCTGTTTTGGAAACAACGGAGTCCTGGAAGTAGAGCAATGGACTGACAACCAAAGGACTGGAGTCAGGAGCTTCAGACTGTTTGATACTGTCTGACAAGAGTCAAACATTGCTTGGTAATGAGCCAATGAGTGTGTGGAGAGGTGAGTTATACACTCACTTTGGACACCTTGAGAATCAGAGGCACCATGACAGATTGTACCTGTACACTACTATTTTTATATGATTTGCTTACAACTGAAGATGAACAGAAACCCGTAAGTCAAACTGTAATATGTAACATttcttaatgttttgttttttgtttatttttatagtgatgtgtgttactTTACATTGAGAAAAGCAGGAGGGAGTTTAATTGTAGCCTGTGGTGGCAAAGCTTTCTAACCCAGCTGGATGCAAAAATACACACGagacaaaaaatagaaaatataagaaaaacagGATGTCTGTGTTGTCTTGAACACTTATGCTCTTACACTAATGAATATAATCTACCGTATGTTTTCAAATCTGATGCTATGTACAGtattgatacacacacacacacacacacacacacacaataaaattgTGCAGTTTTAACCCCTTATTACCAGACTGTTTTGATCTTAGCAACAGCAACCAGGGATTTGATCAATTTTTTGTGGTATCCATATGTAGTGAGGTGATAATGTGGAAATGCCGTCCATATCTTGAGACATTCCTTCAGAGAAAAGTGCCCTACTGCCAGCAGTAGACACACTGCTTCATTataatactgagaagagactattgggttttttttttaaactcaatgCTACTTTTAATAGTCATTTTCCAAACCAATCAAAATGTGCCTCGTGGCAGTTCACAACCGAAAACCTGTGTTGTGCTCGTTCTCTGTGAAGTACTGTTATCAACACCAATATTTCCTGACTTTTAACAGGGGGTATCACAACACCTCTTTACTGCTTGAActctatataaaaaaaaaacacttttgtaacAAACTACCTGCCATTGGATCCTATGCTCCATCAGGAAATGGGTTCGGTAACTTGTTTTACAACCCAATGCGCCACGCTCACGCTTCTTTCAGTGACCGCAGCATATGCCCATAGAGTTGGCCTGGGAGCAAGCACCAAGCAACACCCTACCACAATGTGCTTTGAGTGCTGAACATGGCAGCATATACTCTCAACAGACAGAAAAGTCTGTTCGCATTCATCAACACATAAGCAGACTTGTGAATATGATGCAGGACTCGAAGCAAGAGGTAGCAAGTCACATTTCTCTGCTACTGTGTATATACCGTGATTTAGTGAATCCCATGTGTTACATACATGCTCGTATGATTCCCAGGATAATGCACATACTGTACCCACAAAGAAATTATGCTCTGTAATTGTCTCCATTTAAAGATGTGTAGCTGGTggctgtgtgtctctctctgtggaTGTGTTTCATCAATGCAACATAAAAAGCATGATCTGCTGCTACCTAGAAAGCAAATTGTTTGAAACGGGGGTTGTTAAACCACAGGTGTATCTTTTAGTGTCCTGATCTCTCAGTGGTGCATATATCTTATGTAGCTGGATTGAATCTGACATGTAGATTCTATCTGGTGGTCAAAATTGCCATTAAACCTAAAAGCTTTAAATATATCTGTGTTGGATGCTGTCATTTCTATGAAAGGATGTCAGTCTTAATGTTTGACatcaaaaaacaataatatcttgtgtgtttttatccatGCTAGACACAGAGCTCTGCATGAGCAAGGTCATTACACTGCTTTGGTTGAGACTGAAATAGCTCAACAACTTCTGGATGGATGGTCGTGAAAATTTGAGCTGACATTAATGTCCCTCAGAGAATTATGCCTatagaaagtgttgatcctcTGACTTTTCATCTAAGCCACAAGCAGATTAAAGTTTGTCCAATACTGTACTTTGGTTTATTAAGGCTGCAGAACAAAGGTTATTACCAGCTGTGTATGATGATGGTGACCAAGCATTAGCATGATTACatcctaaacatttttttaaaaaattgcatggTAATTGTCAACATTTTAACATGCATGAACATAACTGTATTAGTATTTATCTTGAGAGCAACATTATTCTGCAGCTGCTAGCATTGCTGTTGCCTTCAGGGAACAACACCTGAtgaatgtttgtctgttagTCTTAACCACAGTCATCCTTTTCATAGAAACGTTAGTTCGGTATACTTGGAAGCATCAAAATAAATGTCTATGTAGGTCCTCAGTTTTCCAGGTCAtgattatccaaagctgtttaatcaatccactggactttaagaacgTTTCTGGAAGATGTGTCACCTCTTATCCAAGAGGCTTTCTCAGTTGTGATGGTCTTGTCTCAGCTTATTAAACCTGTGAGGTGTACACAAgcacatggctcaacacagaagagccaaacCATCAGGACAGGATTCGGCAGTAGTCCTTCACCTCagggaagagggacactcatttcaggataccAATGTTCAGATTATGGACAGCAAgaacagatggtttgagagaggagtgaaagaagccatccatatcaaagtggagaagccatctctgaatggggggggggggggtgttatgtGACATTACCTTTtgcccatttacaatcaggtccttttgaAACTCCCTAAAAGAACGACTTGGCAGATGATGTGTCTCAgttaaactcacatttcaacaacctccctttgacaccccctggcacccTCATCAACCATTTTTGAGGAGCCAGGTGGGTTTCGACAACggttgttggaatgtgaatagcactgaccacacctcacatggttaataaactgggaaaAGACcgaccaccactagaactgaagaagccacTTGAATGAGACGTAAAGTCTTCCAGAAACATAAAGTCCAGTGGATAGATTTAAACAGCCAGggattcaaaataaatatttatcagaaAAAGCTACATTTTAGAGGGACTTCTGGGTCTCCATAAGTCCtacttaatgaaaaaaatttttgagCAATATAACATATAGCTCCACTGTCGTCGGGAGGTCTTGTAATGTTGGTTGCTGGTGATGTCTTAAGCTGTTggcaagcagacacacacttctgttttctgttaagTATGGCACTTCATATTTGATTATAATAACTGCTTCTGATGCTGTGTCAGGTACTTCAAACCCTGAAAATCTATCTTTGTATcttgtgaaatgtaaaaaaaaaagaaagaaaaagaaaagaaaaagaaagggaagacaaggaaaaaacatgcacttgaCTCTCCCTTCCAAAAAGGCTGTGATCCTACACTCCTGTTATATAATACAGCAGTTCCAGTAGATGTGCAGCAGATGGAGACATTTGCTTTATTAATTTCATGTTTCCACACCAACCAAGAATTTCTTTGTTATGTCTGGCACAAAGAAAATGGCTACAGCACTGTTTTTTTACAACATTAGTCATGAAAATACTAGTCTGTATAGGACAGTGATTAAATTGTGATTTGGATATTTTGGTTTGACAACCCTGAACACAGCTTTCAGTTGTAAACCATACAAGGAATTGGATTTGGACACACCCAGTGTATCATTGCCCAGGGAGTGATGTGACAAAAACAGGGGTGCTTTTGTTggagtttttttattgtttgtttggtttttatttggttttatcaCCTCAAACCTgaaaggtggaggtggaggtaaaCATTGAGGGAGGTGTGTTGCAGAGAAATGGTTTGTAAGCCACGAGTAAACATTTGTGATTTTGCAGGCTGGTTGTCTGGCAGAATCCCATCATCCCTGCTTAACCGGAGATGAGACCAATGgctctttgtctctctccagACACAACCAAAGCAAAGCTCTGGTGTATAATACACCATGCTTTCAAGCAGATTCTGCAGTCCATACATTATGTAACCAAAACACTATTCATTGAATGAACACCAATTGCTCCACGTGTGGTGGAATCATGAATAAATactgacttctttttttcaacaaaacaaaaaagtgtaatCATCATGGATTttgctgaaatatttttcttacacTCCACCTCCACTTTCAGGGGTCCTCCTCTCCTGTGAGGTAGCCTCTCTGCCCAGACTGCTTCTACGTAACTTGTTGCTAGGGTAACCTACATTATTACATTGTATGCAGTCATGGCTACAGAGAATTAGAGAATGTTGAGAACTGATTGGAGGGCTGTGGCTCCAATGAAGACATGAGACATGTTCATGATGTTGATTGGTTATTACAAGGTATGAGACCTCTCAGAGGTGTGGGTGAATATGGCTGTGAAATTTTTCATAATCATATAGAACAGTGCTGACTTTGCCTCAGCATAGAGGCAAAATCTAAACTAGCAAATTGCCAGCCCCACATGCTAACATTAATCTTTTATGTCATCTCACAGTTTTACAAACCTGATAGAACAAGACACTTCCTTGCAGACACAGGTCATAGAGAGGGTGCCATGCAAACAGACAGGCAGCCCGCCAAAATTAGAAGCCTTCATGTGGAAGTCAATGTGTCGCTTACAAGACACACAGGAGCCTCAGGAGGAAGgatgcagagaagaagaagacatgcaATGCAAGACGGGGAACAAGTGACAAAGAAAGGAGGGGGGATGGATACACAGGAGCTGCTTGAACATCAGTTCAACACGGCTGCTGCTCCACggcaacattcattcattttcatactTTGTTCACATCtcacaaacattttgttttaattttcaaaattaagTCCCGTGAtttcacagaaacagaaacttgGTTATTAAAAGgatcaacaaaaacaggaagaagtAATGCATTTGACAGGGAACTATTTTTAGATGCGGAATAATATGTCTTTGATGTTCAGGGTTGTGTAGGCTGGACTAACTCAGTCTAAATATAGTAACTGTTAGTCATaactcatttgtgtttttagagTATTTAGAGAAATATGTACAAACAACAGCTTTGACTGAACAACTGCACATATTATCCTCTAAAAATTCTTTCacaattaataaagtatccatttatccatctcCATATAATAGTTTTCAGTCAACCACAAGACACAGCAGATACTGtattgcttttcattttctgcttgTTTGTATGTGTTCTAAACCTGCTTCTTAACAGCTCAATGTTTAACAAGTCAATGCACGACTTCAAG of the Antennarius striatus isolate MH-2024 chromosome 14, ASM4005453v1, whole genome shotgun sequence genome contains:
- the pkib gene encoding cAMP-dependent protein kinase inhibitor beta; this translates as MTEVEPVLDFASSGRSGRRNALPDILGSPAGVNPGDLPLKLAELSLKDGPGGAQSPSAEEPPALPESLEGKDGS